One Streptomyces sp. NBC_00223 genomic window carries:
- a CDS encoding MerR family transcriptional regulator, with translation MRSEGVTAAAEQRVYRIEDLSHLSGTTVRTIRAYTDRGLLPKPERRGRANVYGDTHLARLRQIADLLERGYTLASIKELLAAWDAGTGLGGVLGLVGEVDRPWSDETPARIGLPELMESFGGVLDLSAVEEALRLGILEAVPGSDDEFLVPSPQELAVAVELHAAGVPLAAITGHLRELRGQVEHISERFLEFTTEYVFQRFLQHPPTDAEAAEAADLVRRLRPLAQQTVDAELARAMRARATEHVRRHLGAAVLPASDVAPAPATASASASASAEVPVLLPARTVTAVRALVGPEHVPAFVAAAADREVAARRMNALTTPHP, from the coding sequence ATGAGGAGTGAAGGCGTGACCGCCGCCGCCGAGCAGCGCGTGTACCGGATCGAGGACCTCTCGCACCTGAGCGGCACCACGGTCCGGACGATCCGCGCCTACACCGACCGCGGGCTGCTCCCCAAGCCGGAGCGCCGCGGCCGGGCCAATGTCTACGGCGACACGCATCTCGCCCGGCTGCGGCAGATCGCCGACCTGCTGGAACGCGGCTACACGCTGGCCAGCATCAAGGAGTTGCTGGCCGCGTGGGACGCCGGGACCGGCCTCGGCGGTGTGCTCGGCCTGGTCGGCGAGGTGGACCGGCCCTGGTCGGACGAGACACCCGCGCGGATCGGCCTGCCCGAGCTGATGGAGTCCTTCGGCGGCGTCCTGGACCTCTCGGCGGTGGAGGAGGCGCTGCGACTCGGCATCCTGGAGGCGGTGCCCGGCAGCGACGACGAATTCCTCGTGCCGAGCCCGCAGGAGCTGGCCGTCGCCGTCGAACTCCACGCCGCCGGGGTGCCGTTGGCCGCGATCACCGGGCATCTGCGCGAGCTGCGAGGGCAGGTCGAGCACATCTCGGAGCGGTTCCTGGAGTTCACCACGGAATACGTCTTCCAACGGTTCCTCCAGCACCCGCCGACCGACGCGGAGGCGGCGGAGGCCGCGGACCTGGTACGGAGGTTGCGGCCGCTGGCCCAGCAGACGGTCGACGCGGAGCTGGCCCGGGCCATGCGGGCGCGGGCCACGGAGCACGTACGGCGCCATCTCGGCGCCGCGGTCCTCCCCGCTTCGGACGTGGCTCCGGCCCCGGCGACCGCTTCCGCCTCCGCTTCCGCTTCCGCCGAGGTGCCGGTCCTGCTGCCGGCCCGCACGGTGACCGCCGTCCGGGCCCTGGTCGGGCCGGAACACGTCCCGGCCTTCGTCGCGGCGGCCGCCGACCGCGAAGTCGCCGCCCGCCGTATGAACGCCCTCACCACCCCCCACCCCTGA
- a CDS encoding PIN domain-containing protein: MNQHIETVVLDSEGLSAWIVQDRKFLALLKIFHEMGADLVISANTIVEVSHSRVNMPRLQWALSRVKVEPVTEQTAKAAAKLLKAAGLHGHKYAIDATVAEAALRQIGPVAILTSDVDDMTRLCGQHIGIIGI; encoded by the coding sequence GTGAATCAGCACATCGAAACGGTGGTTCTCGACAGTGAGGGCCTGTCCGCGTGGATTGTTCAGGACCGGAAATTCCTCGCCCTGCTCAAGATCTTCCACGAGATGGGCGCGGACTTGGTGATCAGCGCGAACACCATCGTGGAGGTCAGTCACTCACGCGTGAACATGCCGCGCCTTCAGTGGGCTCTGTCCAGGGTCAAGGTGGAGCCGGTGACCGAGCAGACGGCCAAGGCCGCGGCGAAGCTGCTCAAGGCTGCCGGCCTTCACGGCCACAAGTACGCGATCGACGCGACAGTCGCTGAAGCGGCCCTACGGCAGATCGGCCCCGTCGCCATCCTCACGTCCGATGTCGACGACATGACTCGGCTCTGCGGCCAGCACATCGGAATCATTGGCATCTGA
- a CDS encoding putative T7SS-secreted protein, whose product MDRDPTPGDPSRVKALSIQLHDFADDVESALRLVKGMQSEDAILAWAGLSADAFRDEFGSAPKNLDKLHTSYRLAADALEAYWPDLEHAQYQADRALSDGRTAHAQLTSAQSGLSGAQDWVHTATSTADTYDPSKHPGASVPPPDSDKVRQSTRDLAAAKARQAHAQQAVTSAQSALDAAKRLAEQARSMREDAARRTVTKLHEASDAGIKNRHWWEKAVHWVADHWDEIVTVCRWIVAILGIVVMILGGPLAWLVVAAALIVLADTVSQYIQGKASLWAVLFAALDCIPMTKGLTSLGRLSELYKAGGLLRIGAESVKSMSAGLKTMAAAFRALGEIPSALRAGRQGFTAVDRVLQTGGELRRVRGDADFFTEWADDAYDSIRATDDVGSVAATAAEHGFTPMDIQQIKDHLFNEEHLLDSYGHASVARFDANPRIAEAWIRLKNGSPHPADIDLLRHELHESNYMRETGSQSYQAAHRATIDAGHTWDPAAAARDGFGRRPSAEE is encoded by the coding sequence ATGGACCGTGACCCGACGCCGGGTGATCCGTCGCGGGTGAAGGCGCTGTCGATCCAGCTGCACGACTTCGCCGACGATGTGGAATCGGCGCTACGGCTGGTGAAAGGGATGCAGTCCGAGGACGCGATCCTGGCCTGGGCGGGGCTGTCGGCGGACGCGTTCCGGGACGAGTTCGGGTCGGCCCCGAAGAACCTCGACAAACTGCACACCTCGTACCGGCTGGCCGCCGACGCGCTGGAGGCGTACTGGCCGGACCTGGAACACGCCCAGTACCAGGCGGACCGGGCGCTGTCCGACGGGCGTACCGCGCACGCGCAGTTGACGTCGGCGCAAAGTGGTCTGAGCGGCGCGCAGGACTGGGTGCACACGGCTACGTCGACGGCGGACACGTACGACCCCTCGAAGCACCCGGGCGCGTCGGTCCCACCGCCGGACTCCGACAAGGTCCGTCAGTCCACCCGCGACCTGGCCGCCGCCAAGGCCCGGCAGGCGCACGCCCAGCAGGCCGTGACCTCCGCGCAGTCCGCGCTGGACGCGGCGAAAAGGCTGGCGGAGCAGGCCCGTTCGATGCGGGAGGACGCCGCCCGCCGGACCGTCACCAAACTCCACGAGGCATCCGACGCCGGGATCAAGAACCGGCACTGGTGGGAGAAGGCGGTCCACTGGGTCGCCGACCACTGGGACGAGATCGTCACCGTCTGCCGCTGGATCGTCGCCATCCTCGGCATCGTCGTCATGATCCTCGGCGGCCCGCTCGCCTGGCTGGTGGTCGCAGCCGCCCTCATCGTGCTGGCCGACACCGTCTCCCAATACATCCAGGGCAAAGCCAGTTTATGGGCCGTCCTCTTCGCCGCCCTCGACTGCATCCCCATGACCAAGGGCCTCACCTCGCTGGGCAGGCTGAGCGAGTTGTACAAGGCCGGCGGCCTGCTGCGCATCGGCGCCGAAAGCGTCAAGAGCATGAGCGCCGGGCTCAAGACCATGGCCGCTGCCTTCCGTGCCCTTGGCGAGATCCCGTCTGCCCTGCGGGCCGGCCGCCAAGGATTTACCGCGGTCGATCGGGTCCTGCAAACCGGCGGGGAACTGCGACGCGTGCGGGGAGACGCGGACTTCTTCACCGAGTGGGCGGACGACGCCTACGACTCCATCCGGGCGACCGACGATGTCGGGTCCGTGGCCGCGACGGCAGCGGAACACGGATTCACTCCTATGGACATTCAGCAGATCAAGGACCACCTTTTCAACGAGGAACATCTGCTGGACAGCTATGGTCACGCGTCTGTAGCGCGTTTCGACGCCAACCCCAGAATCGCCGAGGCGTGGATTCGCCTCAAGAACGGCAGCCCGCACCCTGCCGATATCGATCTGCTGCGCCACGAACTGCACGAGTCGAACTATATGAGAGAGACAGGCAGTCAGAGTTACCAGGCCGCCCATCGGGCTACAATCGACGCCGGACATACCTGGGACCCGGCGGCGGCCGCACGCGATGGTTTCGGGCGACGCCCCAGCGCGGAGGAATGA